AGCCGCCGCGGCCCGCGCCGCCTATCTGGCCAAGGCGGACCTGGCCACGCAGATGGTGATTGAGATGACGTCCCTGCAGGGCATTATGGGCCGCGAGTATGCCCTGCGGAGCGGCGAGCCGCCGGCGGTCGCCGAGGCGATCTTCGAGCAGTATCTGCCGCGCTGGGCCGGCGACGCCCTGCCGCAGACCCGCGCCGGCGTCGTCCTGGCCCTGGCGGACCGCATTGACAGCCTCATCGGCCTGTTCGCCATCGGGCTGACGCCCAGCGGTTCGGCCGACCCCTTTGGTCTGCGGCGTGCCGCCCTGGGCCTGGTGCAGATCATCATCGAGCACCAACTGCCGCTCTCCCTGCACAAGATACTGCGGGAAGCCGCGGTGCTCCTGCCGGTGGAATGCTCCGACGAAGCCCTGGAGGCGGCGTATGAGTTCATCCTCGGCCGGCTGCGCGGCTGGCTCCAGGAACAGGGCCTGCGCTATGATGTCGTGGAGGCGGCGTTGGCCGGCAGTGGCGATACCCCGTACCGGGCCTGGCGGGTGGCGCGCGAACTGCAGGCATGGGTCCAGCGGGAAGACTGGCCGCAGATCCTGGCGTCCTACAGCCGCTGTGTGCGCATTGTGCGGGGACAGCCGGCGCAGTACCGCCTGGCCCCCGAACTACTGACGGAGCCGGCCTCGCAGGCCCTCTATCAGGCCTACCTGCGCTGTCTGGAAGAGATGCCGCCCGATGGGGGCATGGACGCCTTCTTCCAGGCCTTTATCCCGATGATCGAGCCGATCAACCGCTTCTTCGACGATATCCTGGTGATGACGGAGGATCAGGCACTGCGGGAGGCGCGGCTGGGACTGCTCCAGCGCATCGCGGCCCTGCCGGCGCATCTGGCAGACCTGTCAAAGCTGGAGGGGTTTTAATCCCACGAAGCAAGGCCCCGCTTTCCGGCGGGGGGCCTTTTGCTATCGGGTGCAGATATCGGCATAGCCGCAGTGGGCACAGCGGCTGGGGATGCGGGTGGGCGGTGGGGGTTCGCCGGCCCGCAGATGCCGGCGCATAATCTCCAGCGCCTCCAGCAGTTCGCTCCGCAGTGCTATATCATACGACACCCGGACGGCGCGGTCATCGTACCGCAGGATGCCGTAGGGCGGCGCCTGGCCGGTGGCTTCCTCGATGAGCAGGCAGTAGGCCGCTAACTGGAGCTTATGGGATTCATATGGGACC
This genomic stretch from Anaerolineae bacterium harbors:
- the glyS gene encoding glycine--tRNA ligase subunit beta, which produces QTGNMLPHFIVIANGHTLDEALVRAGNEEVLRARFTDARFFYQADTSRKLEDFLPRLETLTFQEKLGSMRDKSRRLERLVPILAEELGLSEEERAAAARAAYLAKADLATQMVIEMTSLQGIMGREYALRSGEPPAVAEAIFEQYLPRWAGDALPQTRAGVVLALADRIDSLIGLFAIGLTPSGSADPFGLRRAALGLVQIIIEHQLPLSLHKILREAAVLLPVECSDEALEAAYEFILGRLRGWLQEQGLRYDVVEAALAGSGDTPYRAWRVARELQAWVQREDWPQILASYSRCVRIVRGQPAQYRLAPELLTEPASQALYQAYLRCLEEMPPDGGMDAFFQAFIPMIEPINRFFDDILVMTEDQALREARLGLLQRIAALPAHLADLSKLEGF
- the cas4 gene encoding CRISPR-associated protein Cas4 is translated as MGLLLLLTILFALAGAVLWLWARRLRQRAGLPAGAIRYADAGDGRAPLLRSERYGLQGRPDYVVQEGRRYIPVEVKSGNAPAVPYESHKLQLAAYCLLIEEATGQAPPYGILRYDDRAVRVSYDIALRSELLEALEIMRRHLRAGEPPPPTRIPSRCAHCGYADICTR